ACTTTTGCGTCCGCTTCCTTCCTCCCCTCTTCCTTCTTAAACGGCGAACGTGACCGTCAAGTCGGGAGTTATCTAAGCGCTTGTGATGGGGTCCAGATGTCTTCGAATCACACGATGCCACGTAATCGATGCCATCCAGTGACGTCACACCCATCCCCCGTGTCATTTCGGTCCATTGAGACGGTAGGACGAAGGCAACTTCCGGACGGTCAACACTTTGACCCGCACACCTTCCACGCACGTTTCTTGTATGGGTGCCTTTTATAATTATTGAGAATTTTATCGAAGGAGTACATAATATGTTTGATATTCTAAATTCACTCCTCGGTGACAGACATGAGTTACACGGCGAACTTATTGTTATCTTTTATTTGCATTCTATTTACGTCCGTGATAAAAGGTTACTTCAAAAGGGAGATTCGGGATGCGAACGTACAGATAGTTTTGGACTTTATTGAATAACGCACCGCACGCGCCTACAAAAGCAGCCTCCATGCGAGACTATGCGCTTCACTCCAATTTCCAGTGATTGTGTTTTTTGCTGCTTATTTTATTAATCATCAAGATGTGCCCCGGCCCCCGCAGGCCCTCCCCGCCGCCGGCCGGCACCGGGTCCGATGCGCGAAACCCTTCCTTAGAGGCGGCCGCGCTTCTCCTCGAGCTTTCCGCCTCCGATGACCTCTCCACCTTCAAGCGAGCGGTGGAGGACGCCGGAGTTCCGATCGACGCCGCCGCTCCGTGGTACTGCCGCTCCTCTGCCGGAGCGATGGCGTACCAGCTACGTACCCCGCTCATGATCGCGGCTCTCTACGGAAGCACCTCTGTGATGGGCTACATCCTCTCCGCGCGCCCCGCCGAGGCCGCCCGTCGCGCAGCCTCCGACGGCGCCACCGCCCTCCACTGTGCTGCCGCAGGTGGATCGGAGGGATCCCTCGAAGCGGCTAAGCTCTTGATCGCCACGTCCCCCGAGGTCATCGATGCCGTCGACGCGAGCGGCAACCGACCCGGGGATATCGTCGCCCGGCAGTTCTGGAACCCGGCCTTCAAATCCCTCGAAGTAATCTTGAGATCTCCCACTTGCCCTAGGGGTTCGTCcccaattaaagaagaagtagttGCTAAAGTAGGCGAGAAGAAAGAATACTCGCAGTCCCCTGATTTGGCGCTTCCGGACATCAATTCGGGGATCTACATCACCGACGAGTTCCGGATGTATGCTTTCAAGATTAAGCCGTGCTCCCGTGCCTACTCCCACGACTGGACGGAATGCCCCTTCGCCCACCCCGGCGAGAACGCCCGGCGACGAGATCCGCGGAAGCACTCCTACAGCTGCGTGCCGTGCCCTGAGTTCCGCAAAGGCAGTTGCCGCAACGGCGATGCCTGCGAATACGCCCACGGGGTGTTCGAGAGTTGGCTCCACCCGGCACAGTACCGGACCCGGCTTTGCAAGGATGAGACTGGATGCAACCGCCGAGTCTGCTTCTTTGCGCACAAGGTGGACGAGCTGCGTACGGTGAACCCCTCCGCCGCTTCGATGACTGGAACGGCAGCGTTTCCATCGCCCAAATCTTCGCCGCATCCGGGCGTTTCATCCATGGACATGGCGACGGCCCTGTTGCTGATGCAGCAATCAGGTTCGCCGGCGTCTTCTCAGACAGGAAGCGTCGCGACATCAACAGCGTTGCAGCTGCCGAGCAATAGGCTGAACACTTCAAAGAGTGCCAGGAACATGGAGGTCGACCTGGAGTTGCTTGGATTGGAAGGGTATcagaagaagcttattgatgatGTCCGAAGAACAAACAGCTTCGCTGCAGCTGGGGCTACTGATTACAACTATTTGTTGGGTTCCGTCGATCCATCACTATTGAACAAATTGCAGGGGCTCTCTGTGAGATCGATGCAGCCGTCTCAATTGCTGTCTAGCTATGGTAGCTCCTCATCTGCCTCCCCAACTGCCACTGCATCCTCCTCCTTCGGACTCGACCATTCGACGGCGAAGGCCATCATGAACTCGAGAGCTTCTGCGTTTGCTAAACGGAGCTTAAGCTTCTGCGACCGCGGGGCATCTGCTGGGCGCCAGTCCACCCTATCTGCAATGACGACGGCCACTATCGCACCACCGGCGGTGTCCGATTGGCGCTCACCAGACGGTAAATTGGATTGGAGCGTCCAAGGCGAGGAATTGAGCAAGCTCAAGAAATCTGCTTCCTTTGCATTCCGCAACAACCAGGCCGTGCACGGAGGCGTATCTTTGACCCCTGGATCGAACGAACCCGACGTGTCCTGGGTGACTTCTCTGGTGAAGGATGGACCTCCAGTGGCTCCAGTGGGCCGAATCAGCGCAGGCAAACAGCACCAGAAAGGTTATCCACTCAAGGATGGAGGCAATTCCCACAGCTCAGGGTTTTTCTATCCTTGGGTGGAGGACAAGATATTGGCATAGAAGTTGCTACGAACAACTACTgacctgatttttttttttcattatatatgttTGCTTGAAACAATCGTATATGCCATGGCAGGCATATTTGGTCAATATAATGCTTGAAAGTGATCTTGAATCATTCGAATGTTTTTTGAATCTCGTATCAGGGAAACAACTTGTTACATATTGTTTCTGTCCGAAAATTGGGAAGATGGCTTACTGAGATAGTAGCTGCTGTGTTAATTGGATGTAAACTCGTTTCATTCTGTAACACAAGAAACGTCAGTGCCAAGCCAGGAAAGGGGTAtctggcgttggccctccgatgctcaagtcagtcaccgaaaaGAGGGAAGGAGACGGAGCAACAGTGAGTACCAGCATAAATAGTGAATAATGTGTATTTCTGTCGGTGCAcggactcccctttatatagcTCCCCAGCAGACAATGTGCACGTTTCTCAAGACGTGGGTACGTTCTCCAATTTGTCCTATGAAAGAACCTATCAGAAAAGTGTCTCTAACACTATACATTAACAGGATATGCATATCCTCGACAAGACaatagaagcttccgtcgtacgattcgcCTATTGATCATGTCTTGTGTCAGTGGCaatatctcccaaaaggatattgagAGATACATCAATGATCCCTCTACTCGGCCAAGCGGGATAGTCGCTCAGCTAGGAACTCCTTCGCTCGATCAGACTCGGCTACTCTTCCCTATAGTGACTCCACTCGGTAGTTTATTTTCGCCCGACCAGACTAACGCTTCGGTCGTCCCAATATTCCTCTTCTCCGTGATGAGCGCCTGATGATCTTGGTTGTACGAGCGTTCTGTTTGGACCAAACCTTTGCCAATCGGGCAGTTCATGCCCAATCTGCCACTACAAGAGAGCTTCGCTCGACTCCCCTTAGGTGAGCTTGTTGTTCTTTGACGTTGaccttcttgactttgacctccacgttggTTGCTATCTCCATCCTTTGACCCACACTTAGTGGCCCTCTTTTATCATCGCATCATAAGTCTtttcctcaagtctagtcaaaggagactGCAAGTTCGATTGACTGGATAAGTAGCGTCTTTGATAACCTCCACATCTGATCGGACCTTCTATGTTCTCGAGCTCCTGATCAGATCATATAATCTTCTTTGTTCGGCTTTATTTTACTGACCCGGTGTGTAGCTGCCGCTCGGATCATATCTCATAAGGCTGGTGGTGGATTAGCTGCTCGACTATACCATAGTCAGGTTTCTATGCCGATCGGGATGATTGACGATAACACTTAGCGAATTTTtctatactttctcatatgagcGTCCAATGATAGTGGCTGACGTTATCTCAATTTCTAGAAGACCGTGTAAATCTTTCATTCTTATAGTCGAACACGCCGCTCATGCCTTTTAATTAAGTCCCATTAATGTTTTCCCGTAGCCGGCTGCCACGTGCCCCACTCACTGCCCCCACATGTTCGACGTGACAGACGGATATCCTCTGATGATGTGACAAACACCTTTTCAAATTCTACGACCAAATCTTATCCTGGTTTTGCGGAACCCTTGATCGGATGGCTTGGAGTGATTTACCGCGAGATTTATAAACCCTCATTAACTCGCCGtctccttcacattgccttgtgCTTTCATTTTCGTTTTCATTTTCGTTTTCGAGCACGCTCTGTGATGTTTCTCTTGCTCATCTTCGCTGGCGACCTTTCTCAATAAGAttctttcttctttccttcgTTGAATCCGTGCGTCGCTTCTTCTCGGTTTCTTTGTTTTCGATGGCCGATTCTCCGCAACCTCCTGTGTCCGTCCCTGAGCTTTGGTACACTTCCATCAAGTCCAATTTAATGGGGATGAAATAGACCAAATGAAATCTACCTACCATTTTCCTTCTGACTATCAGATAGTCATTCCCTCCGCCTATAATCGACCCCATGAGCCTCTAACCGACTTCTTGCCCTTCTTTAAGGACTAGTTTTGTGTCGGCCTTCGATTCCCCGTTCATCTTTTCTCAGCTATGTGTAAATACTTTCATATTTTCTTGCACCAATGTACGCGATGTTCGAGGAacaagaagaacgtacgcgacattcgagggacgagaagtcagggaggaaggctgctcgaggagaaggccggaaattaggttcgggtaagccctatttcggatgaccgagatcacccaagcaagcggaaccgaagtagaagacccagaccgaggcgagcaaaACCAAAGTAGAGAGCCCAGACCATAGTTGACTTTTAGGTGTCCGGGTGCCCGAAACGTAACTCTTGTCAAATTCGATGTGTCCGTTGATTGacgcatcggggatagaattctatctgaCTCCAGGCGccagaacccttctaggcgcctggaatagtgctataaatataactctATTTTTAGTAGTTCagacaacaacttgtaattcttTTCTTACTGTTCTACTATTGTGTGCGACCTATTAAcgttataagaggctactccgcccgaaggagatattCAGAAAAGTAcgtttcattttccttggattaacaatctcctgattgcaaaccaagtaattcttcttATGTCTCTGTCCTTTTAATCAgtctctttttttattattacaagtgttcttaattaAACTATGGattgaatttatttttataaGATAATTCATCCCTCTCTTTTTAGCGACCATCAAAGCATCAACAGTCTATTGTTTCTGGCAAGATGAGTTGATTTATCAAATCGATCCGAATTCGTCAGTTGTCATCCTAATCTGACACACGACAAGACATGTGAGAGACGTTCCACCATCTCATCACATTGCTCAGTGCACCGAGGCATAATTAGCAGTTGACGTGGAGGTCTTACGCAAGCTTATATAAGCACATGGGTGTTGGCTGAATAATGGGTTGAGTCTCTCTTTTCAATCAACGCAATAGTTGACCTACTagcactgttcttcttcttcccttgacTCTACCAAAAATCCCTTCCTCGACGGAAGACCACTACTTTCATTGTTGGACCTTGAGAGGAGACGAAGGGGCATTGCTTCCCCTTCATCTCCCCTTTGTGCAAAcgtcaaggagacgaaggggcgtattttccccttcgtcttcctcttccATCTTATAAAAGGCGTCCAAGGTAATCAGAGAGGAAAGGCGAAGGAAAAGGGAAGGTGATCAAAGAGGGCataagagcagaagctctagaggTGAACAGAGAAGCAAAGCAGAACATCTGGGATTTAGTTCATGAAAGATTTCGAGGAGGTTCCAAGTGGTGATCTTCTCGATGACAGAAGCAGTCTTCTCGACGACATCTTCAGCgagttcttcgggagatcaatgtAAGTCATTTACAGTTAGTTTCTATTTTTGTTTCATGCTATATGggtcaacaatggtatcagagccaaaattATGATTCTGAAAGCATGAAATTAACTGTTAAATGGTGACATTGCGATTTCGTAATAATCGTCAATGTTGTCGAAGTCGCGATTTCCTCCCGGACATATGACAGCAGAGGAGCACCGACGATCACGTTAAAATATCGATGGAAGTCGACTGCGAGACGCCTCGTATTTATCATGAGAAAGCTCATTTTTTTctatcaagaagaagatgaacagtacctACTGTTCATCcgtcaattgaatcgattaacgAATCGATTCGATTCAATTGAATcaattgaaatgaatttcaatcgATTTAAAATCGGAGTGAACAGTGCTTCAGTTTTTGACGAAGCACAATGCTTAATCGATTTATGaatcaattgaaaaaaaatgaGAAGCATAATGCATAGTTTAATTCGTTCTTTTCAATACATAAGACTTTAATTAAACCAGTGCatgtgtaaaattttaattaaatatatttattaattaattaaatacataaaaatgtattattaattaataaatagatatttaatgaATTTATAGTTCAATTTACTAAAAATTGAACCAGaccaacttgtccaatcaaactcagggctggtttaaattattaattgatttaagcattccagtttgattcaatgatacctagatctggttcaaattatttgttcaTTTAACCAgttcggtttattattgaattaatttgggtgatcttgattacagaagttgggctaatcaaatatgaccagattagttctgttgtgtcagatttgatataaagattagatttgttctaatgtgtcagacttaatccaatgagcaaTTGGATAAATCAAacagacctaagtttgatcaataagtctgaaattgattcaaatgagcttaaacaataataaaacataagTTTGAAATCTATGTCAAAttggattagttctaatgaggacgaTAGACTAAGCTTAAGATCCGGATTCCTGATCGACCGATGCAATGTGTCAGTCACATAAGATTCCCTAAATAaagaaaatttgtttttctttgcttgtgtattttgtatatatttgttctaTATATAGGAATTGAAGATGACCGATTTTTGTTACTGGTATGCCgattttgtactgacatcatgatTTTCTATTCCAGAACAATATACACGATGAATGgtcgctatgaacgacaacatgagctatgggaggagatcaagaagatgGAATATGACCCCGATCATGAagtcggtaggcttattggtATGCTCGATTGGCTGTTCTAGAATCTAGAGTGAGAATGGTATCCAGTCCATGACAAAGAAAGAAGATGGGCTCTGGTTTATTCATTATTGGAACATCtaaggcagatagcattccaactttgggatgattctgaagggcacatctcatatttagagatgtgcagacagttaCTTCATTTGGAATGGGGTCCTAAAGAATCTGAAGCGGATCAAGATCCTGAAGAAATGGACCTCGAAGAATCTGTGGAGGATCCGGAAATGGATCCTcaagattttgaggaggatccaaatcccgcagaatctgaggaggatccagaaatggaccCTGAAGATTCTGAAgaggatccagagatggatcccgaggaggatgtagagatggatcccgaagaatcagaggaggatcctcaagaatgtgtagaagatccagaaatggatctgatggatacatctga
This genomic stretch from Zingiber officinale cultivar Zhangliang chromosome 7A, Zo_v1.1, whole genome shotgun sequence harbors:
- the LOC122000703 gene encoding zinc finger CCCH domain-containing protein 33-like — protein: MCPGPRRPSPPPAGTGSDARNPSLEAAALLLELSASDDLSTFKRAVEDAGVPIDAAAPWYCRSSAGAMAYQLRTPLMIAALYGSTSVMGYILSARPAEAARRAASDGATALHCAAAGGSEGSLEAAKLLIATSPEVIDAVDASGNRPGDIVARQFWNPAFKSLEVILRSPTCPRGSSPIKEEVVAKVGEKKEYSQSPDLALPDINSGIYITDEFRMYAFKIKPCSRAYSHDWTECPFAHPGENARRRDPRKHSYSCVPCPEFRKGSCRNGDACEYAHGVFESWLHPAQYRTRLCKDETGCNRRVCFFAHKVDELRTVNPSAASMTGTAAFPSPKSSPHPGVSSMDMATALLLMQQSGSPASSQTGSVATSTALQLPSNRLNTSKSARNMEVDLELLGLEGYQKKLIDDVRRTNSFAAAGATDYNYLLGSVDPSLLNKLQGLSVRSMQPSQLLSSYGSSSSASPTATASSSFGLDHSTAKAIMNSRASAFAKRSLSFCDRGASAGRQSTLSAMTTATIAPPAVSDWRSPDGKLDWSVQGEELSKLKKSASFAFRNNQAVHGGVSLTPGSNEPDVSWVTSLVKDGPPVAPVGRISAGKQHQKGYPLKDGGNSHSSGFFYPWVEDKILA